The following coding sequences lie in one Spinacia oleracea cultivar Varoflay chromosome 1, BTI_SOV_V1, whole genome shotgun sequence genomic window:
- the LOC110803884 gene encoding F-box/WD-40 repeat-containing protein At3g52030 isoform X2 encodes MHSLYLERWGNEASSSSMDMEGPLNMVLEDLATQRHRSALVEGSFIVDQWKGHTAGIDQCRMKMGLILTSGGDKFMRLWSSENYKCLEEYSLSDLAPLVDFDFDESKVVGLTGTRICIWRRNGTRSIFPSREGICTKGLCMRYMDPEAMVGCEDGTVRVFDMYSKSCSRIIRMQNSRVTCLAVGDDQLVLSGSPYGSIAVSGLLSNQQVATFTPPNMRGVETLCYNPCSHLVFAGSSNGYAACWDLRKMQSLWNTRVSPNAVYSMQYLRNDTSTLVIGGVDGVVRIVDQNTGKILTRCVMDPSVAKLTSRNSLYGSVERRKVKRLKGDGAIGSIPMTARPRIKCLAVGMGKVVTIHNTEYIRMWKFNK; translated from the exons ATGCATTCACTGTACCTCGAGCGATGGGGTAATGAGGCCTCCAGCTCGTCAATGGATATGGAGGGACCATTGAACATGGTCCTTGAGGATCTGGCAACGCAGCGTCATAGGTCTGCTCTTGTTGAAGGTTCTTTTATTGTTGATCAATGGAAAGGCCATACAGCCGG GATTGACCAATGCCGAATGAAAATGGGTTTGATCCTAACCAGTGGAGGGGACAAG TTTATGCGTCTATGGTCATCAGAAAATTACAAATGCTTGGAAGAGTACTCTCTCAGTGATCTGGCTCCGTtagttgattttgattttgatgagAGCAAG GTTGTTGGCTTGACTGGAACCCGTATATGTATATGGAGGCGCAATGGAACCCGTAGTATATTTCCTTCACGTGAAGGCATCTGCACGAAGGGCTTATGTATGAG GTACATGGATCCAGAGGCTATGGTAGGATGTGAGGATGGCACAGTTAGGGTATTTGATATGTATAGTAAAAGTTGTTCTCGAATAATCCG GATGCAAAACTCTCGTGTGACTTGTTTGGCTGTGGGAGATGACCAGCTTGTTCTGAGTGGTTCACCTTATGGAAGCATAGCTGTATCTGGCCTATTATCTAATCAGCAAGTTGCTACATTCACGCCACCCAATATGAGAG GTGTAGAGACCTTGTGCTACAATCCTTGTTCTCATTTGGTATTTGCTGGATCATCAAATGGTTATGCAGCTTGTTGGGACCTTAG GAAAATGCAATCGCTGTGGAATACACGGGTGAGCCCTAATGCAGTGTATTCAATGCAATATCTCAGAAATGACACATCAACACTGGTAATTGGTGGCGTAGATGGTGTTGTGCGTATTGTGGATCAGAATACTGGCAAAATCCTGACAAGGTGTGTTATGGACCCAAGTGTAGCCAAATTAACTTCAAGAAATAGTTTGTATGGTTCAGTTGAAAGAAGGAAGGTGAAGAGATTAAAAGGAGACGGAGCAATTGGTAGTATTCCAATGACTGCTCGGCCACGCATTAAGTGCTTAGCTGTGGGGATGGGAAAAGTCGTTACCATTCATAATACCGAGTACATCAGAATGtggaaattcaacaaataa
- the LOC110803890 gene encoding N-terminal acetyltransferase A complex catalytic subunit NAA10 yields the protein MVCIRKATVDDLLQMQACNLLCLPENYQMKYYLYHILSWPQLLYVAEDYNGKIVGYVLAKMEEESSECHGHITSLAVLRTHRKLGLATKLMSAAQAAMEHVYGSEYVSLHVRKSNRAAFRLYTETLGYQIHDIEAKYYADGEDAYDMRKQLKAKSGHGHSHGHSGHGHGHHHHGGDCCSGGGRSGEAGKAGKAAATASLQTVE from the coding sequence ATGGTGTGCATAAGGAAAGCAACAGTTGACGATCTTCTGCAGATGCAGGCCTGCAATTTGCTCTGCTTACCGGAAAACTACCAGATGAAATACTACCTCTACCACATCCTTTCATGGCCGCAACTTCTCTACGTCGCCGAAGATTACAACGGAAAAATCGTCGGCTATGTATTGGCCAAAATGGAGGAAGAAAGCTCGGAATGCCATGGTCATATCACCTCCCTCGCTGTTCTTCGCACTCATCGCAAACTAGGGTTAGCGACGAAGCTCATGTCGGCGGCTCAAGCTGCCATGGAACATGTTTATGGTTCTGAGTATGTGTCTCTCCATGTTAGGAAGAGTAATCGTGCTGCTTTTAGGTTGTATACCGAAACTTTGGGTTATCAGATTCATGATATTGAGGCTAAGTATTATGCTGATGGGGAGGATGCTTATGATATGAGGAAACAATTGAAGGCAAAATCTGGACACGGACATAGTCACGGTCACAGTGGTCATGGTCATGGACATCATCATCATGGCGGGGATTGCTGCTCTGGTGGTGGTCGTAGTGGGGAGGCAGGGAAGGCAGGGAAGGCGGCAGCGACTGCCAGTCTCCAGACGGTGGAGTGA